The region aaaacaagtattgtatatccacacatatgtatggaaCCTAGAGaaatggtgcagatgaacctGTTTCCGGGGTGAGAACAGAGATGCAGTCCTGAGAcacaggggaagaaggggagggtgggacaactTGGGAAAGTACTAACGACATCCATTGTTATCAGGTACTGTGAGGGTGACTAGTAGGGAACCGGAGCAAAGAGACATCCATGCCTCGAGGGGGTAGCACGGCCACACGGACACTCTGCCGGAAGGCTAGCGAGGCTGGAGGCAGCGAGCACCTTCCTCTTAGGGCTGGTTGAGGACAGATCAGCAACAGCTTCTGGGATGCTAATGATGGCCTTGAAGGGCAGAGAGACATTCCATGCAGAAACCAGGGCCCAGAGGCAGGAAACAGTATAGTGCGTTTATGGTATAATGAGTCATCCAGCTGGGTGGGAGCCACAATTCCTGTGGGGACATGACTGATGCAGAGAATCTGGAAAGACAGGTTGGGACCAAAAGGAGGAATATGGATGCCAAGTTAACAGTACCTCATTCCAAGGTGattgagattttttgtttgtctgcAGAGACAATAAATTCCTTGTGGGTTAGTATTGCATCTTTTAATCCTAGTCACCCCAGGGCTTCTGCAACTGTAGTAGTACTCAATAAATTTTTCCAAAGGTTAAAAAAGAGTCAAAAGGCATTTGGAACCAGTGAAATTGCTTGAGCAATGGTGTGATAGCCTCAGCGTGTCCATGCGCGCGCGCTctgttgcttcaatcatgtccaactctatggactgtagcccaccaggctcctctgtccatggaatcctccaggcaagaattctggagtgggttgctaagccctcctccaggggatcttccccacccagggatcaaacctgcagattttttgccgctgagccaccaggaaagcttatATGATAGTGTCAGGGCTGTGAGCAATTGAGTTTGTCAGAGAAGTGAAGGGGAAGAGAGTGGACATTTGTGGTGCAGAGGCTGCTGAAATGAGAGTGTGGGGGAGAGGTTATGAGGCCTGAGTTAGAGGAAGAAGTGAAGATGGATGGGACAAAGGCCTTCCCAGGAGGACAGAGGTGGGGCGTGAGACAGAGTAAGGTGTCAGATGTTCGCCTTTAACTGTACAGAACCAGGGACGCCAGGAAGAAGAGCTGAGGTGTAAGATAGGGAATGTAATCGTGGAGGGCTAGGAAGACAGCAGGCAGAGAACCTCACACGGCTCAACCCCACGGGGTGCCTTTCACACCAGATTCCCTGCGAGTGGCTCCCCTGGAGTTCCTCCCCCGGAGGAATGGAGTCAGACTCCATTCCTCTGACAAACTCCATTGCTCACAGCCCTGACACTATCATACAGGCTGCCTTCACACCCACTGGTAGTGGCCCCTCTGCAGGAAAGAGAATGGAAGGGCGGAATTCAGAGAGAGGCCCAGCCTAGGGGTAGGTTGTGGCAGCCTCTGTGTAGACATGGGTCTCTCCCGTCCACTGCTTGTCTCCATCTCTGGTCTGGCCTCAGCTGAGCTGCTCTTTCTGGCTGTCATCTCCTCTTGCTTCCAGTTCCCCGGCTGGTCGCAGGGCCCAGAAGGCTCCCTGATCATCGCCCTGGGGAACGAGGATGCACTGGGAGAATACTCCTGCACCCCCTACAACAGTCTTGGCACTGCAGGGCCCTCCCCAGTCACCCGCGTTCTGCTCAAGGTGCGGCTTGGGGTGGGGTTTGGGTGGGTAGCGGCAGCAGGTCAGGTGGCTGAAGATGCAAGGCTGGTACTGACGCCAGGCTGACGGAGGTGGGTGGGACAGTCACATGGGGAGCGGGGCTTCCACGTCCGTTTGCCATGGTGGCAGCAGCCGTCAGATGCCACAGCGGAGGAAGGTACCCTGCCCGCCCCAGCCCTTTAAGAGGTTGCCTCCCTCTCTGGAAAGTGAAGAGAATAGGAAGCAAAGGGGAGGGTGAAGGGTGTTCTCTAGAGGTTTGTACATCTTCAGAGAGGCCTCTGCCCATCAGCCCTGGTCTCTCCCACAATGTCCCTCCAGCCCCCTTGCTGGGAACAGAGACGAGCTAGAGAGATGCTGAGAGATGGAGACAGACAGGGGCCCCAGAGAAGGGGAGGAATGATCCTTAGATGGCAGTGTGAGAGGGCCCCACCCAATGCCAGATCTGGGTTGCAGGCTCCCCCAGCCTTTCTAGAACGTCCCAAAGAAGAATATTTCCAAGAAGTAGGGCGAGAACTCCTTATCCCCTGCTCTGCCCGGGGAGACCCTTCGCCTACTATCTCTTGGGCCAAGGTAAGGCTCCTGACCCCACTCCACCTGTATTCACACCTGTTTTCACACTAGCCACGCCCCTGCCTCTCTGTGCCCCTGGATGTTTGGGGGGaaaggggcagtggggaggaggtgaggaagagagggctgggtggggaggaaggcggAGCTGCCCCGAGAGCTGAGTGGCGCCCTTGGTGAGGGGTGGCTGCGTGTGTCCTCAGGGCTGACCAGTGCTTCTGTAGGTGGGCCGGGGGCTGCAGGGCCAGGCCCAGGTGGACAGCAACAGTAGCCTCATCCTGCGACCACTGACCAAGGAGGCCCACGGACGCTGGGAATGCACGGCCAGCAATGCTGTGGCCCGAGTGGCCGCCTCCACGAATGTCTACGTGCTGGGTTAGTGGCTGCGGAGGCTTGAGGCAGCCGTGTGGGGAGAACGGAGGGGAAAGAATCGTTTTGGGGGCTCCTGATGGGGATTTTAGGTGGGGAGCCCCTTGGATGATGGGTGGTGAGCGGAAGGCTTGGATCCCCTGAATTCGCCCTCCCTCGGGACCCTGACCATCATCCCTCCATTCCCCCCACCCAGGCACCAGTCCGCACGTTGTCACCAATGTGTCTGTGGCACCTTTGCCCAAGGGTGCCAACgtctcctgggagcctggctttGACGGCGGCTATCTGCagagattcagtgtctggtacaCCCCACTGTGAGTGACCTGCCCCTGCCGTGCCTCTTCCCCCTCACCCGGATTCCCTCTGGCCCCCCTGACTCTTTCTCCCACCTCTGTGTGCCAGCCCTGCCCTGACTCAGCTGTCCGATTTTCAGAGAATCTCAGGGGCTCAAGGCGCAGGTCCTGAGACCTGGGGTGGGTGAGGGGACAGGAGAGGTCAGCTCTCTGGACTCCAACCTTCCTCCTCTTCCGAGTGCATGAaacgccccccccccctttcctcCAGGGCAAAGCGTCCTGACCGAGCCCACCACGACTGGGTGTCCCTGGCAGTGCCTGTGGGCGCGGCCTTCCTCCTCGTGCCTGGCCTGCAGCCCCACACACAGTACCAGTTCAGTGTCCTCGCTCAGAACAAGCTGGGGAGCGGGCCCTTCAGCGAAATTGTTTTGTCTGCCCCTGAAGGTGAGAGAGCTCTTACCCAGAGCCGCAGACAAGGATGGGGAAGGGCTTCGGGGCAAGTCCAGATGCCGGCGGGCTGGGTGGGAGTGGCCAGAAGGGTTTGTGGAAGATGATCCAGACTTGACTTTAGGGGCTCTGGGAGAATAGCTGGGCACCAGGGGTTtgtggaaggacttccctggtggctcagatggtaaagaatccacctgcaatgtggaagaccagggttcgatccctgggttgggaggataccctggagaaggaaatggcaacctgctccagtattcttgcctggagaattccagggacagaggagcctggtgagctgcagtccatggggaacaCTTGCATTTCCAGGGGATGTGGAGGAGCAGGGGAGGAGCACTGGGAATGCAATCTTTACACGCCTCTGTGTCCCCTTCAGGGCTTCCTACCACACCAGCTGCCCCCAGTCCTACCCCGACAGAGATGTCGCCTCCCCTGTCCCCTCCACGAGGGCTGGTGGCAGTGAGGACGCCGCGGGGGGTACTCCTGCACTGGGATCCCCCGGAACTGGTCCCTAAGAGGCTGGATGGCTACATCCTGGAGGGACGGCAGGGCTCCCAGGGCTGGGAGGTGTTGGATCGGGCCGTGGCAGGCACTGAAATGCAGCTGGTGGTGCCAGGACTTATCAAGGTAGGTGTGGCGGGTGGGCACGGGGGCAGGGGGTGTCCTGCCAGTAGCCCTCCAGTCCCCTGCTGCACTCCCCAAACCTGGGCTCACCCTGATTTGACCATCCTCAACTCCGCTTGGCTTTCTACTTCACCCGTACCTTCCAAATGCAAAGTCTTTCCAAATGGGCTTGGGGCGGGTAGTGCTGAGCCTTGACCCCCTCCTTGGACCCCGATCCCCAGGACGTTCTCTACGAATTCCGCCTCGTGGCCTTCTCTGGTAGCTATGTCAGTGATCCCAGCAACACAGCCAACGTCTCCACTTCTGGTGAGAACCCGGGAGCAGGGCAGAGCCCTGGGCACTGGGGGGACCCGGATCCCCCGTGTCCATAGACACAGACCCTCCCTCGTGTCCCCTTGCCCAGGCCTGGAGGTTTACCCCTCGCGCACGCAGCTGCCAGGCCTGCTGCCCCAGCCCGTGCTGGCCGGCGTGGTGGGCGGGGTCTGCTTCCTGGGCGTGGCCGTGCTCGTGAGCATCCTGGCCGCCTGCCTCATGAACCGGCGCCGAGCTGCCCGTCGCCGCCGCAAACGCCTCCGCCAAGGTAGGTCACTTGGGGCCCCGCCCTCTGTAAGCACCTCCTCGGAGAAATTCCAACCCCCTGCAAGGGCCAGGTGTGTTCCGCTGCTCCCCACTTTCCCGGGCAGACGGGGTTGGCGTCGGGTGTTGAGTGAGGTCTGCGCCCTGGGCCCTGGTGGGGCTTGGTTTTTCTGTCACCTCTTGGCCTCTTACTCTTACAGATCCACCTCTTATCTTCTCTCCCGCCGGAAAGTCAGCTCCCCAGTAAGTGCCTCCGCTTCCTTGGCTCTCTTCTGCCTTCTGTGAGCACCTTCCTTTTCTGCAccgtggggaggggcaggaggggtggAACAGAGTGAGAGGGAGGTGAGGATGGAAGTGCAGAGGCCCCAGCCCGGGGCCGGCCCCCCGTCGCCTGTGccttccctccacccctccaccaTGTGGGTCCTTCTCTCCCTTGCTCTCCCTAGCCCTGCTCTGTTCTGCATCAAACCTCTCAAGGCCTGACGCTGGCTCCTGGGAGGGGGACTGGCCCCCTACCACAGACCCTGATCTCCTGTCCTTCCCCAGCTCTGCTCCGGGCTCGGGCAGTCCTGACAGCGTggcgaagctgaagctccagggtTCCCCAGTCCCCAGCCTGCGCCAGAGTCTGCTCTGGGGGGAACCCGTTGgaccccccagcccccctccGGATCCTCCACCTAGCCGGGGGCCCTTACCCCTGGAGCCCATTTGCCGGGGACCAGATGGGCGCTTTGTGATGGGACCCCAGGTGGCGACCTCCCGAGAAAAGTCAGGCCCTGAGCAGTCCGAGCCTCGGACCCCAGCTCGGCGTCAGGCCAGGTCCTAtgactgcagcagcagcagccccagtgGGATGCCCCAGCCCCTCTGCATTGCAGACATCAGCCCTGTGGGGCCCCCTCGACCGGCCCCACCCAGTCCTCTGCCAGGTCCAGGGCCCCTGCTCCAGTACCTGAGCCTGCCCTTCTTCAGGGAGATGAACGTAGATGGGGACTGGCTCCCCTTGGAGGAACCCGGGCCTGCTCCACCCCCAGATTACATGGACACCCGGCCCTGCCCCACCTCGTCTAACCTCCAGCCCCTGGGCTGCCGCTCCGAGTCCCCCAGGGCAGCGCTTCCTGGGGCCATGATCGGGGTCGGGGCCGCCCCAGAGCCCCCGTACACAGCCCTGGTTGACTGGACACTGAGGGAGCGACTGCTGCCAAGCCTCCTCCCTGCTGCCCCTCGGGGCAGCCTCACAAGCCAGAGCAGTGGGCGGGGCAGCGCCTCCTTCCTCCGGCCCCCCTCCACCGCCCCCTCTGCAGGAGGCAGCTACCTCAGCCCCGCTCCTGGAGACACCAGCAGCTGGGCCAGTGGCCCTGAGAGGTGGCCCCGAAGGGAGCATGTGGTGACGGTCAGCAAGAGGTGAGGGCAGTCCCGGCCGAGCCCTGCCTGCTTTGTACAGattctccccacccctctcctaTGCCCTCTGCCTTCCCGGCTCCATTCCCACCTTGGGACCGGGAGAGCCTGTCTCCTTTTGGAAGCTTTTGCTGAGGGCCAGGGATCTTCAGAGGAAAGCCATGGCCCACCCTCAGCTTGGGGTCACCGGTTCAGGCTTTTCCGGCTACCCTCTGTTCCTCCACCCACACCACACATTTGTCTCATTTCACAGGAGGAACACATCAGTGGATGAGAACTATGAGTGGGACTCAGAATTCCCAGGGGACATGGAGTTGCTGGAGACGCTGCACTTGGGCTTGGCTGGCCCTCGATCCCGACTTGACGCTGAGCCAGAGCTAGGTGTGAGAGCCTTCCAGAAAGGCAGGCACCCCCGGCCTCATTGCCCTACACCCCCAGCCTTAGGACTCAGCCTGTTCCCAGCCAGGCCCTCTCCTCTGACCGCCTTGgctcctctgcactggcaggtccTAGAGAGCTTCATGGTACTGGTGAACCCCAAGAGTTCAACCCAGGGGACCTTAAGACGTCTTCCTTTTGTCCTTCGTTTTGCAGGTGTGAAGACTCCAGAGGAGGGCTGCCTCCTGAGTGCTGCCCATGCTCCTGGCCCTGAGGCCCGCTGTGCTGCCCTTCGGGAGGAATTTCTGGCCTTCCGCCGGCGCCGAGATGCCGCTAGGTCCCGGCTACCAGCCTATCGACAGCCCGTCTTCCACCCTGAACAGGCCACTCTGCTGTGAATGCCCTAATGTGATACAGGGTGAAGGCACGCGGACCCTGCAGGGGAAGCCCCCAGCAAGTTCTTTCTCCAGCCGGGGATGCTGCCTCTGCCCCTTTGGTGCTGTCATAGACCCTGATGGGCTTGCTAAGGGGTGTATGGATTGAAGCCCTCGAGTCTGGGGACTGCCACGGTGATCTTAGgtctacctgtgtgtgtgtgtgtgtgtgtgtgtgtgggtgggtgtgtgggtgtgtggtgtTTGTGGTGTGGGTGAGGCTTTTTTTTACAggtaaataaagtgaaaaatcttTCCGTGTGTCATCTGCTTTGAATCTGAGAgggaagtaggaaaaaaatcccTAAACCCTAAAAAGTGAGGGGACTCTGTGAAAGAATGGAGATACCTTCAAGATCCATTCCCAAAGCCTTTATTAAGTGCCTTCTGAGGTCAGCTGCTGAAGACCAGCCATTGAGCTAGGAGCTGAGAAAGTACAAAGTTCACAAGACATCTTTGCTCTTGGGGGAATTCTTTCTAGTCAGTGAAGCAGGGAAATAAAGAAATAGTGTGCTGTGATAAGTTCTGCGATAAAGCCGTCTGTTGGTTATTAAGGAAGCGTGAAGGAAGGAGTCTGCAAATAGTGAATGCTTACAGCTTGTGCTGGGACAGGCATGTCACAGGAAGTGAGAACAATAGCCAGGCACTGCCCTAAATTTTGTACATGTACCGGTGAATTCTCTACCACTCTGCGGTAGGTAGTACTATTAGCTCTATTTTATAGACTAGGTGACTGAGGTGTTCAGTGCTTTAGTAGTCTGCCCCAAAGCCACAAATTTGGTGACCAGTAGAGCAGTGAGAAGTCAGTCATCGGAGGGAGAGCATCTCAGGCAGAGGAACAGACTGTGTGGAGGTAGAGAGGAGTGAAAACACTTGGTATCCCAGGGAATCGCTGGAATATAGGGGTAGGGAGGGCCGGGCAAGAGAGAATGgaaaagagaaggcactggttgTTGATGCGCCTGAAAACAAGTTTCAGTGGGGGCTTCTATCATATATGAAGAACTCCACTGATGGGTATAAGCAGCGACTCCACCCCAAAGGGACTGCTCAACAGAAGCCTGAAAACAGGTGGCATTCTTTCAACCCCCAAAGGATGCTCTCCTCCATCTTCAGAGACAGAAGAACTGCTAGTGGAAGAACTCCTCCACTGAAGGCTCTTCGGATCCCTCCAGGATTAAGCAGAGGTGCCAGGTCATAGGGGaggaaatgaaggagaaagaagtCAAGTCTGAACCCTGGGTCCCAAAAAGGATCACGCCCCTTGGGCCCTGGGCAAGGAATGACCTCACTGTTAGTTTCTGCCCAGGCTTGAAGAAGGTGGGGAGCAAGACCACGTGCGGGAGCTGTCCTGGCCTGCTAGTTCCAGTCCTGCCACACCCTAGTCACTTGTGTCGGGGGAGTGTTTTCCTGTGCCTCCACTTACCTAACCACCCTATGTAAGCCAAAAGGATTCTTCCCACATAAAAACGCCCACAGTCGTGCGCTAACCTAGGTAGACAGTTTCCCACTGGGGCACACGTTTAAGGGCTCTGGGGTAGGGGTGGAGGTTCTCAAGGGTTGAGGCCACAGACTCCAGGCCCTTTAACTCAGGTTCTGATCCACCGCCCCTCTCTTAAGCACTGCCCTCCGCAGAGGCACTGCGGCGCCTTTAAACCCTGCCGGCCCTTGCCCCGCCCCTGGTCCGCCCCGTCCGAGGCGGGAGCAGGCTGAAAACCCCCGGCCCCGCCCGGGCGCTCCACTTGCGCTGCGGCCCCCGCCTCGAGTGCGCAACTCTCCGACCCACGTGAACCGTAAGCTGGAGGGAAGGGTCCTTGAGGGCGTGGGGGTGTGCGCGATCTCTAGAACGCAAGAATCCCGAGCTTGCGGCTTGCTCCAGTGGGCTTGCGGCTCGAGGGCTGGCAGGCAAGGGTCCGGTGACTGCCCTGCCCCGCCCTGGGCTGTCAGGTCCGTCCCCAGGCTCTGACCCCGCATTGTTGGGCGATGAGGTCAGGCGGTGTTGCTAGTGCATAGACGGGGCGTTCGTTGGGATCGGAGACTCTGGGACTGCGCTCCGCCAGCCGGCTCCAGTCCCGGGTCTCGCTGGGGCGAGAAAAGGAGGGGGTCACGAATTATACGGCTGACCCAGAGTGATGCAGGGTACAGGGTCCCGGCGCCCACCCTTGGCCAGCTCCGCGCcgccggggcttcccaggttctCATTTCCTGGTTCCAGGAGCACGTGTGGGTGCTGCCTGGCCTCTTCGTTCCTGAAGCTCGTTTTTCTGGGGACTGGCTGTCGCGAGTTGGGGCGACGGGGCGCCGTGCTCGGGTCCCGCCGTGGCCTGGCCTTCTCGGATTTGGGCGGGGACTTGAACTTCCAGTCCTCTCCAGGAGGGTCCCTCGACCTCAAGCATCTGGAAGGTGGCAGCCCAGACAGCGCCTCGGGGTGCGCTGCCTGTAGGAGGCGGTGTTGGGGGAGGACGGCTGCTTTCCAGGCCTCCAGCCTCTACGGGAGCCGACGCCCCCACCTCTTgccccctgctgctgggaaagtcgGTGGTGGCCGCGGGCGGGCAGGCGGGCTGCCCAGACCGCTGCGTCACCCCAGCGGCGGGCGGGGGGTGATTCATCCCAGTAACGGCCTAGGGTGTGGCGAGTGGGGGCGACCGTGGGGGGCGGACCAGCAGGACCGGAAATCGACTGCCGcagacctcccccacccccccggccCGCGCGCTGTGCTGGCCTCCTTCAGTCTCCTGGAGCCCCTACGGGTGATGTTCTGGGGGAGCTTGGTATCTGCGAGCAGAAAGAAGCAGGGTAGAAgtgagaatggactggtttggGGATCCGGGGTAGGAGACTAGATTTTCTAGTTTTCTGGAGCCTGGTTTTCTGACTGCAGAGCACCAGACAGAGGGACAGCTCCCGGTCTGTAAGCCCACTTCCAATTTCTCCTTCCTAGTCCACAGGGAAGATTTCAAACTGCAGAGGAGGCCAAGGTAGGATGAGGCCAGCAGGGCCCTGCCCTTCCAGAATCAACAAATGAGTCCGTCCAAGTGCAATTCTTCCCCCACACCCCAGCCCCGCTGGGGACTGGCCTCTAATcctccccgccaccccaccccatcccttctCCCCCCGGGATTTTCAGATATGGAGCTCTCTAGTTCAGAATGGGCCTTCTGTTGCCAGGATATTTCTTCTGAACTATTTCCTTGAATCTACATGTCTACCCCAACACTTGTAACTTCTCTTCTCCACATGCTTCCCTTCCCTCCACAGCTGCTTCCCTGAGGAAGCGCTTGCACCTGTCTGTACCTGTGAAGTGACCCCTTCCCAAGGATACCACTTCTGctccccctgccctgcctctGACCCCGCTGAGCGCCTCCTGACCACTTCTGCACTGAGTGGATGTTTCTGCCGggtgcccccaccctgccccatgcCTGTGTTTGGTACACAGAAGCCATGGCAACGGCCCCCCcacacccctcctcccctgcaAGCCTTGGGGCTTCCTGTttgtggagcttcagctttctcTTCTCCCTGACTCTTGAGAGCAAGGGGGCTGCCCCAAGGGGGCCCCTCAGTCTCAGGTCTCCCACCGCCCCTGCTCCCTGCGGCACTTCACTTTAGAGGCAAGGGATCCCACTTCGCTTTTTCAGGATAGTCTAAATGCCagttctgggttgggaagtcccCCTGTGTCCTCTCTGCACAATGAATGGAGAGTCCCTTTGTCTTCACAATTCAGCAGCCCAGCCTGGAGCCCTGGAAtcctcccgccccaccccaccccaccccacccccgcgtCCTCGGTGGGGTGAGGTAAGCGTCCCTGGTCCAGCCAGGGTCCGGGTGCGGCCGAGGGCTGGAGTGCCTTCTGCAGCCCCTCCCTTTTCCCAGCTGTTGTGACCTCGTGGATGGGGGTGCGGGCTGTTCCCACTGCTGTCTGGAGTGCCTCTGGAGTTCGCCTTACTCACTGCCAACCCACCCCCCAAGCTGTGCGGCTGTCGTCTTCCCTTTGGACCCCCAGCTTTGGGGATTTCCCACAAGCTTCTCCCCACTTCAGCAGGCAGCTGGCTACCTTCCCTCCCTTAAGGGCGAGCCCGGGTGTCACTCGGGTGGGCCACCGCAGTCCCAGCCCCACGGCTCCTCGGAGGAGGCGGGCTGCTCGTGGGGGCAGGGAGCACAGCTGTGGGCAGGCGGCCTCAAGGCTCTGGCACCGCAGGGTCCGGGGCAGAGGCCCCGAGTGGAGCTGAGATGCTGCAGCTGGAGCCCGTGACCTTGCCAGCTGTGTCCAGGCTCCAGCGTTTAGGAGGGCTCTCAACACCCACCCAGAGGTGGGCCTGGGGGGCTGAGTCTGTCCTACCCTCCACAGGCAACAGCAGAGGGGTCAGGCTTTGGCCCTGCTCGCCCTTCATAACCCTGGTGTCTGGGTTAATCATTCTCCTGTCCTTTCCTGGCCATGGTGATCGCTGGGCCTCAGGCCAGTTGGCTCCATGGAGACCCAGGCTGAGGCCCAGGTGACCGCAGTGAAGCTGCTCTCAGAAGTGAGGTCTGGACAAGGGGCTGGGAcaaggggacttcctggtggcaccAGCCTCtgccccctctccttccttccaagCCTTCCTATGCGGCAGGGGTCACAGGCTTGCAGAGACAGTGGTTGCTGAGCagttggggctgggctgggggcagggaacCTTGTCTGCTCTCTCCGCAGACCTCAGCCACTCAGCCGGCCTGCCCTCCCCCAGccaagtgtgtgtgtggatgGTGTGTGGGTCAAGGCCCAGACTGATATTTATCTGGCCGGGCTTTCAGGCTGGGTGAAGTGGGGGTGGGTTGCTCTTAATGAGGTTTAAAAATAGCTGATTTATGGGGAGGATCTCTGCTGGAAAGTGCAGCCCCATAAGTTGGAGGCAGAAACGGCAGCCCTGTTGGAgtgtgggcaggggaggcctGAGCTGAGCCCCCGCAGGGACTGAGAGGTGTGAGGGGGTTTGAGGCAGCTGCTGTCCTTGTGACCTGCCCGGAGGGCCAGGGAGGAGGCGGTAGGATAGTTCAACCTGCCGGGTGCCTGACCTCATCCCTCAAGTCTGACCTGgcctggggccaggctggggagggcgagtgtctcccttccctcccctccaacTTAGGTGCCTGGTCTGGGGCATCCTCTGTTCTGTACAGGCAGCCAGCTCTATTTCAGAGCAGAAAGAAGAGCCCATGGGATGGAGACATGGGCAAGAAATTGAATCCCATCCCACCTCTGGTCCTGGCCCCCCTTGACATGTGGCGTTCCAGGACAGGGCTCTGACTTAGGCAGCGAGGTGGCGGGTGGGGACAGACTGCCCACTACGAGGTGCGGTGCTGTCAACTCAGGCCAGTGGTCAGGAAACCAGCCCCCCCTCCCCGTTCCTCCTGACTGAGGTCCTCAAACTAATACCACCCAAGGCTCCTGAATTAGGTCTTATtcctgctgtaacaaattatcactaATTTTGTGACTTAAAGCAACATACATTTAATATCTTTTGGTGCTAGGTCTCtctggctaaaatcaaggtgtcggcagggctGCATTCTTTCTAGGGGTGCCTAGGGGAGATTCCACGCCTTGCTTTTCCTAGCTTCTTGAAGCCACTTGTATTGCTTGGTTCATGGCCCTGTGAAACTCCATCATTgacttccttctcctcccactttgaTTCAACTGCCTTCCTCTTTCGCTTATAAGGACCCTTGTTGTGAGTACATTGGGCCCGCTGGATGACCCAGGGTACTTTACTTTCcctatctcaagatccttaattcaGTCACACCTGCAAAATCCCTTTTGCAGTATAAGGTAACAAGTGCAGGTTCTGGGAATTAGGACATAGGCACCTTTGCAGGAGCCATTCTGCCTCCCACTCCTTTGAGAAAGGAAAGTAGAATCAAGTAATACCTGATTTCTCATGGAAAATCCCATTGCCGAGTGAAATCTGTTAAGGGCCCACTCAGACCTAcgtctccaggaagccctccaggctgcttctGTCCATACTCCTCCCTTAATTACTGCAGCaaacgggcttccctgctggctcagcagtaaagaatctgcctgcagtgcaggagatttgggtttgatccctgggtcaggaagatcccctggaggaggacatggcaacccactctgatattcttgcctggggagtcccatggacagaggcacctggtgggctacagtccatgttgttggaaaagagtgGAGATGACTTAGCAACGTGATCTGTGTAGTTGAATATTCATCCTGTACAGCTCTTGTACTTGCGTATGAGCTGCCTCTGTCTCTCGGATGGCTCTATGTGCAACTTTAGAATCAAGGATTTCTGTCTCTTCTGCAAGTCCCAGTGCAAATAGTGGGTGctcaatgaaagtgttagttgctcagtcgtgtctgactctttgcgaccccatgggctgtagcccgccaggctcctctgtccatgggattttccaggcaagagtactggagtgggttgccatttccttctccaggggatcttccctacccagggatcaaacccacgtctcttgcatctcctgcattggcaggtgtatgcTTTAccgttagtgccacctgggaagctcagtgaAAACCCAG is a window of Muntiacus reevesi chromosome 1, mMunRee1.1, whole genome shotgun sequence DNA encoding:
- the IGSF9 gene encoding protein turtle homolog A isoform X2 — its product is MVWCLGLAILSLIISQGAEGRGKPEVVSVVGRAGESAVLGCDLLPPAGRPPLHVIEWLRFGFLLPIFIQFGLYSPRIDPDYVGRVRLQKGASLQIEGLRVEDQGWYECRVLFLDQHSPGDDSANGSWVHLTVNSPPQFLETPPQVLEVWELEPVTLRCVAQGNPQPRVTWKLRGQDLGQGQSQVQVLNGTLRIRRVERSSAGVYTCQASSTEGSTTHATQLLVLGPPVIVVPPKNSTVNASQDVSLACRAEAYPANLTYSWFQDSTNVFHIRRLQPRVRILVDGSLRLQAAQPDDAGRYTCVPSNGLPRSPSASAYLTVLCKPGVIRCPVRANPPLLFVSWTKDGQALQLDKFPGWSQGPEGSLIIALGNEDALGEYSCTPYNSLGTAGPSPVTRVLLKAPPAFLERPKEEYFQEVGRELLIPCSARGDPSPTISWAKVGRGLQGQAQVDSNSSLILRPLTKEAHGRWECTASNAVARVAASTNVYVLGTSPHVVTNVSVAPLPKGANVSWEPGFDGGYLQRFSVWYTPLAKRPDRAHHDWVSLAVPVGAAFLLVPGLQPHTQYQFSVLAQNKLGSGPFSEIVLSAPEGLPTTPAAPSPTPTEMSPPLSPPRGLVAVRTPRGVLLHWDPPELVPKRLDGYILEGRQGSQGWEVLDRAVAGTEMQLVVPGLIKDVLYEFRLVAFSGSYVSDPSNTANVSTSGLEVYPSRTQLPGLLPQPVLAGVVGGVCFLGVAVLVSILAACLMNRRRAARRRRKRLRQDPPLIFSPAGKSAPHSAPGSGSPDSVAKLKLQGSPVPSLRQSLLWGEPVGPPSPPPDPPPSRGPLPLEPICRGPDGRFVMGPQVATSREKSGPEQSEPRTPARRQARSYDCSSSSPSGMPQPLCIADISPVGPPRPAPPSPLPGPGPLLQYLSLPFFREMNVDGDWLPLEEPGPAPPPDYMDTRPCPTSSNLQPLGCRSESPRAALPGAMIGVGAAPEPPYTALVDWTLRERLLPSLLPAAPRGSLTSQSSGRGSASFLRPPSTAPSAGGSYLSPAPGDTSSWASGPERWPRREHVVTVSKRRNTSVDENYEWDSEFPGDMELLETLHLGLAGPRSRLDAEPELGVKTPEEGCLLSAAHAPGPEARCAALREEFLAFRRRRDAARSRLPAYRQPVFHPEQATLL
- the IGSF9 gene encoding protein turtle homolog A isoform X1, with product MVWCLGLAILSLIISQGAEGRGKPEVVSVVGRAGESAVLGCDLLPPAGRPPLHVIEWLRFGFLLPIFIQFGLYSPRIDPDYVGRVRLQKGASLQIEGLRVEDQGWYECRVLFLDQHSPGDDSANGSWVHLTVNSPPQFLETPPQVLEVWELEPVTLRCVAQGNPQPRVTWKLRGQDLGQGQSQVQVLNGTLRIRRVERSSAGVYTCQASSTEGSTTHATQLLVLGPPVIVVPPKNSTVNASQDVSLACRAEAYPANLTYSWFQDSTNVFHIRRLQPRVRILVDGSLRLQAAQPDDAGRYTCVPSNGLPRSPSASAYLTVLYPAQVTAMPPETPLPVGMRGVIRCPVRANPPLLFVSWTKDGQALQLDKFPGWSQGPEGSLIIALGNEDALGEYSCTPYNSLGTAGPSPVTRVLLKAPPAFLERPKEEYFQEVGRELLIPCSARGDPSPTISWAKVGRGLQGQAQVDSNSSLILRPLTKEAHGRWECTASNAVARVAASTNVYVLGTSPHVVTNVSVAPLPKGANVSWEPGFDGGYLQRFSVWYTPLAKRPDRAHHDWVSLAVPVGAAFLLVPGLQPHTQYQFSVLAQNKLGSGPFSEIVLSAPEGLPTTPAAPSPTPTEMSPPLSPPRGLVAVRTPRGVLLHWDPPELVPKRLDGYILEGRQGSQGWEVLDRAVAGTEMQLVVPGLIKDVLYEFRLVAFSGSYVSDPSNTANVSTSGLEVYPSRTQLPGLLPQPVLAGVVGGVCFLGVAVLVSILAACLMNRRRAARRRRKRLRQDPPLIFSPAGKSAPHSAPGSGSPDSVAKLKLQGSPVPSLRQSLLWGEPVGPPSPPPDPPPSRGPLPLEPICRGPDGRFVMGPQVATSREKSGPEQSEPRTPARRQARSYDCSSSSPSGMPQPLCIADISPVGPPRPAPPSPLPGPGPLLQYLSLPFFREMNVDGDWLPLEEPGPAPPPDYMDTRPCPTSSNLQPLGCRSESPRAALPGAMIGVGAAPEPPYTALVDWTLRERLLPSLLPAAPRGSLTSQSSGRGSASFLRPPSTAPSAGGSYLSPAPGDTSSWASGPERWPRREHVVTVSKRRNTSVDENYEWDSEFPGDMELLETLHLGLAGPRSRLDAEPELGVKTPEEGCLLSAAHAPGPEARCAALREEFLAFRRRRDAARSRLPAYRQPVFHPEQATLL